In Desulfallas thermosapovorans DSM 6562, the DNA window GCTGGGTAAAATAGTGGACGAATCTTATCGTAAATTAGGTTTTTCCGCCACGGGCAAGCTCTTGGACGGCATCAAGAGTCTGGGCTTCAAGTTTGCCACCAAGGCCGGGGTTACCATCGGCGGCGCGGATATCATTATTCCCGCCAAGAAGAAAGAAATCCTGGCTGAATCGGAAAAACAGGTGGGGAAAGTGGAAGTTCAGTACCGCCGGGGGTTGATTACCGAAGAAGAGCGTTACCGTAAAGTTATCGGCATCTGGAATGATGCCACCAGACAAGTTACCGATGCGCTGATTGAATCTCTGGACAAATTCAACCCGGTATACATGATGGCTAACTCGGGCGCCCGGGGTAATATCCAGCAAATTCGCCAGCTGGCTGGTATGCGGGGTTTGATGGCGGACCCTTCGGGGCGGATTATCGACCTGCCCATCAAGGCCAACTTCCGGGAGGGCCTGACGGTTTTGGAATATTTTATCTCCACCCACGGGGCCCGGAAAGGTTTGGCCGATACCGCCCTGCGCACGGCGGACTCGGGTTATTTAACCCGTCGCCTGGTGGATGTTGCCCAGGATGTTATAGTGCGGGAGGTTGATTGCGGCACCGAAGAAGGCATCGATGTTTCCGAAATCAAAGACGGCACTGAAGTAATTGAAAAGCTGGAGGATCGTATTGCCGGTCGGATAGCCCTGGAAGACATAGTGCACCCTGAAACTGGCGAAATTTTGGTGACAGCGGGCCGGGTGATTGATCATGAGGATGCCGACGCCATTGTTAAAGCCGGTATCAAGAAGGTAAAGATTCGCTCGGTACTCACCTGTAAAAGCAGGTATGGAGTATGTATCCATTGCTATGGTCGCAATCTGGCTACCGGGCATATGGTGGACATTGGTGAGGCGGTGGGCATTATTGCCGCGCAATCCATCGGTGAACCGGGTACCCAGTTGACCATGCGTACATTCCATACCGGTGGTGTGGCCGGGGACGATATTACCCAGGGTTTGCCCAGGGTGGAAGAGCTTTTTGAAGCCCGCAAGCCCAAAGGTCAGGCCATTATTGCCGAAGAGGGCGGGGTTGTGGAAATAAGGGAAATCAAAGGGCGCCGGGAAATAGACATTACCGGTGACGATGGTAGTAAAAATAATTACGTTATCCCTTACGGTGCCCGCTTAAAGGTGCAAAATGGAGACCGGGTGGAACCCGGGGACGAATTGACCGAAGGCTCGGTCAATCCCCATGACCTCTTAAAGATAAAGGGTGTCACCGGCGTGCAGGTGTATTTGCTGCATGAAGTGCAGCGGGTATACCGCCTGCAGGGTGTGGACATTAATGATAAACACATTGAGGTCATGATTCGACAAATGCTGCGCAAAGTGCGGGTGGAAGACCAGGGTGACACATCGCTGCTGCCGGGGGGATTAATCGATATATTTGATGTTGAAGAGGAAAACAGGCAGGTTGTGCTTGAAGGTGGTGAGCCGGCCAAGGTCAAACCGGTCTTGCTGGGCATAACCAAAGCTTCTCTGGCAACAGATTCTTTCTTATCGGCTGCTTCCTTCCAGGAAACCACCAGGGTGCTCACCGAAGCGGCCATTAAGGGGAAAATGGACCCCCTACTGGGACTTAAAGAAAACGTTATTATAGGTAAGCTGGTACCGGCCGGTACCGGAATGAGCCGGTACCGGAATGTGGAGATCAATTCATACGGGGGTATGGAAGAAGCGATAGAACCGCCTGTGGAACAAACACATACCGTCGAGATGTAATGGTTTGGTAGCGGTAGCACCAAGAATTATAAAGCCGGGCGCAAAGTGATGCGCCCGGCCGTGGAAATTTATTGACTTTGAAAAACGTTAATGATATTATGTCTAAGTGTGTTATTTTTGGGGGTGGGAGGTTATGCCTTATAAACGGCTGCAAGCGGCCAAGGAAAAGTCGGTAGGTAGCAAGCAAACCGTTAAGGCATTGCATAAAAACCTGGCCAAAGTGGTTTACGTGGCGGTCAATGCTGATAAGCATGTTACCGAGCCCGTTATAAAGGTTTGTGAAGAAAAAAAGGTGCCGGTTATCCAGGTTGATTCCATGGCCAGCCTGGGCAAGGCATGTGGCATCAAAGTCGAGTGTGCTGCGGCAGCTATTATAAAAGATGAATAATATGACAAAGGAGGTGTAACAAATATGCCGACAATCCACCAGCTGATCAGGAAAGGCAGGCGGGATATAGCCCAAAAATCCAATTCACCGGCATTGAAGGGGAGCCCGCAAAAAAGGGGAGTATGTACCAGAGTCTATACCACCACTCCTAAAAAGCCCAACTCGGCACTGCGTAAAGTAGCCAGGGTCAGGTTGGTCAATGGTATTGAAGCAACATCATACATCCCCGGTATCGGGCACAACCTGCAGGAGCACTCGGTGGTGCTGTTGCGCGGTGGCAGGGTGAAGGATCTACCGGGTGTAAGGTATCATATTATAAGGGGCGCTTTGGATTGTGCCGGGGTGCAGAACCGGAACCGGGGTCGCTCCAAATACGGTACCAAACGGCCTAAAAAATAAGCCGTTTAGCCGGGATTAACAGATCTTCAATTGTAAGGGGGGGAAATAAATGCCAAGAAGAGGTGCTGCACCAAAAAGGGATATCATGCCCGATCCGGTGTACGGCAGCAAGGTGCTTACAAAGCTAATAAACCAAATCATGCTGGATGGTAAAAAGGGTGTGGCCGAAAGCATCTGCTACGGTGCCTTTGATATTATCCGTGAAAAAACCGGTAAGGATCCCAATGAGGTTTTTGAGCAGGCCATGAAAAATGTCATGCCCGTGCTGGAAGTTAAGGCCCGCCGGGTAGGTGGCGCCAACTATCAGGTGCCCGTGGAAGTAAGGCCCGAGCGCAGGCAGACTCTGGCCATTCGCTGGATAACCAAATATGCCAGGGAGCGTGCCGGCAGGACCATGCGAGAGCGCCTGGCGGATGAATTAATTGATGCTTCCAATAACACCGGAGCTTCTGTAAAGCGGAAGGAAGATACCCACAAAATGGCGGAGGCTAACAAAGCCTTTGCTCATTACAGGTGGTAATAAAAAGGGGGGGGTCTTAATGGCGAGGCAATTTCCGCTTGAAAAAACCCGTAACATTGGCATTATGGCACATATCGACGCCGGAAAGACCACCACCACCGAGCGCATCCTGTTTTACACGGGTAAAGTGCACAAATTGGGTGAGACCCATGACGGCGCTGCAACCATGGACTGGATGGTCCAGGAGCAGGAAAGGGGTATTACCATTACCTCAGCTGCAACTTCGTGCCAGTGGCGGGATCATTGTGTAAACATAATAGATACACCCGGCCACGTGGACTTTACCGTCGAGGTAGAAAGGT includes these proteins:
- the rpsG gene encoding 30S ribosomal protein S7, with amino-acid sequence MPRRGAAPKRDIMPDPVYGSKVLTKLINQIMLDGKKGVAESICYGAFDIIREKTGKDPNEVFEQAMKNVMPVLEVKARRVGGANYQVPVEVRPERRQTLAIRWITKYARERAGRTMRERLADELIDASNNTGASVKRKEDTHKMAEANKAFAHYRW
- a CDS encoding ribosomal L7Ae/L30e/S12e/Gadd45 family protein; protein product: MPYKRLQAAKEKSVGSKQTVKALHKNLAKVVYVAVNADKHVTEPVIKVCEEKKVPVIQVDSMASLGKACGIKVECAAAAIIKDE
- the rpsL gene encoding 30S ribosomal protein S12 yields the protein MPTIHQLIRKGRRDIAQKSNSPALKGSPQKRGVCTRVYTTTPKKPNSALRKVARVRLVNGIEATSYIPGIGHNLQEHSVVLLRGGRVKDLPGVRYHIIRGALDCAGVQNRNRGRSKYGTKRPKK
- the rpoC gene encoding DNA-directed RNA polymerase subunit beta' — its product is MLDLNNFDRIRISLASPEKIRAWSSGEVKKPETINYRTLKPERDGLFCERIFGPTRDWECHCGKYKRVRYKGVVCDRCGVEVTRSKVRRERLGHIELAAPVSHIWYFKGIPSRMGLLLDMSPRALEKVLYFVSYIVIDPMETPLLKKQLLTETEYREHREKYGNNFKALMGAEAIKQLLQEIDLEEMNRELRQELREVSGQRKIRAVRRLEVVEAFRKSGNRPEWMIMDVVPVIPPELRPMVQLDGGRFATSDLNDLYRRVINRNNRLKRLLDLGAPDIIVRNEKRMLQEAVDALIDNGRRGRPVTGPGNRPLKSLSDMLKGKQGRFRQNLLGKRVDYSGRSVIVVGPNLKLHQCGLPKEMALELFKPFVMKKLVNDGHAHNIKSAKRMVERVRPEVWDVLEEVIKDHPVMLNRAPTLHRLGIQAFEPKLVEGRAIRIHPMVCTAYNADFDGDQMAVHLPLSAESQAEARLLMLSAYNILNPKDGRPVAIPTQDMVLGSYYLTVEQEGATGEGKVFHSPEEAMMAYENHAVSLHAKVKVRLDGELVETTVGRVIFNSAIPKELGYFNKVADKKALGKIVDESYRKLGFSATGKLLDGIKSLGFKFATKAGVTIGGADIIIPAKKKEILAESEKQVGKVEVQYRRGLITEEERYRKVIGIWNDATRQVTDALIESLDKFNPVYMMANSGARGNIQQIRQLAGMRGLMADPSGRIIDLPIKANFREGLTVLEYFISTHGARKGLADTALRTADSGYLTRRLVDVAQDVIVREVDCGTEEGIDVSEIKDGTEVIEKLEDRIAGRIALEDIVHPETGEILVTAGRVIDHEDADAIVKAGIKKVKIRSVLTCKSRYGVCIHCYGRNLATGHMVDIGEAVGIIAAQSIGEPGTQLTMRTFHTGGVAGDDITQGLPRVEELFEARKPKGQAIIAEEGGVVEIREIKGRREIDITGDDGSKNNYVIPYGARLKVQNGDRVEPGDELTEGSVNPHDLLKIKGVTGVQVYLLHEVQRVYRLQGVDINDKHIEVMIRQMLRKVRVEDQGDTSLLPGGLIDIFDVEEENRQVVLEGGEPAKVKPVLLGITKASLATDSFLSAASFQETTRVLTEAAIKGKMDPLLGLKENVIIGKLVPAGTGMSRYRNVEINSYGGMEEAIEPPVEQTHTVEM